Proteins co-encoded in one Salarias fasciatus chromosome 4, fSalaFa1.1, whole genome shotgun sequence genomic window:
- the LOC115386371 gene encoding trinucleotide repeat-containing gene 6B protein-like: protein MEDKKKKKEDKKKRETSQKVPEQKIKVPESAKPSSSQPLTTPGSVSPSPGPVAPSSPSPGAGGVSAQVPPGGGNNAKQRTAVANGQPSSSPSGQASQQQRYMSREVPPRFRCQQDHKVLLKRGQPPLSSMLLGGGGGEGDAGVGGGSAWAATPPLPSPGGDNPNANTAGGTDSNLGSSSPSPPNSSSSSLCVAALSSSTTTTTTSTYANSTWGAGSGSQSSSQGCGKVTVDGTDLEDWPSIIGGAKLISAGAGGGGVQEPDCPSSSSNNSSASWSERNIQQKGEAAAGAAGGGGGGGGGAGNTDNPSPQRSSPLSSSFSLNECVQSSGSVWASSTSSQVEAGLATEAFFNSKVSHLLPGPQESPVGGSSGVTGANFNPNANPSAWPLLVQSGTQSSASDSLPLHSSITSASSFSASTTPVTTHTISSVNQTGLYQQHTETAVGARSGEQQQQQHLESPASEPSSEGGAREAGPNQEGGSERDYEVASEGEGSGNLSGSSSSSSAASSSWRSMPPVSSDLSAGAPQADGWGGGEPGAQAKGGSVWGFGSQGDKAGWGRGNGGGSTTPVVSQGAWEGSSSDAEWGSGAGGASSSNLAIGSGRGVDSSSSAGSVGLGGSSLEDSASPKFATMTKAWDNQKGTESGDGAVGEWGGGGQGGGTGGPSSSSGSGGGGSGSGHKQGRTPSARDHSNQTSNAEVALLGMLSRSDLDPRVLSNTGWGQTQVRQNVAWDLDTTTSVGNRNERNSSSSSFSSASMNTTTSRNPGYPSSTGSVTEDPSAGSHAPGPNSGPAAVRDGWDSGAIQSTGGPHVPSGTLRKPESPEEDTDGNQGKAAGGWGDLPPENQGKGWGTEEKQWGEQRGRGNWRDFGEQGSGWTDGQEDKGTGGWKGSGRGEPGGWGGQRGAGGDWGQRDSTHGGGWGEGRTRGGSNSDEGSSWANLDEGGSQRGGWGGGDVGGGKPHLEWGSAKPHTAAAQIPNSQVAPMKAPNQQQHQSQGQQPPGGPLQGGWNSRSNVGGGGPPSKNHNQSSGWTSGPIPQISGGGGDSLEPSGWEEPSPQSISRKMEIDDGTSAWGDPTRYNSKNVNLWDKNSATPGQSHGQQAPPPSMQQQPPRRQQGMQHGSNTNPGNGAVGLWGGGAQTVDNGTAAWGQASDTTGWGDPDESSKASGWGNPSPNPGKPGTKPIESWGGKGDSSIAASRHPSWDEEDDGGGGVWNSAGSQGSSSSFNSGGWGQTHGGKRGNIKGGGDSWMNPVSRQFSNMGLLGDDPSVDKKMEVDKRGISDYNGDMRRGGRGGGYRMPGSKDMGPVDIGPYGEKMGGHGVFVGSGGGMPQPRGMHQPGMHPMNPSQGLRAQVPHQFLSAQVPGPMLKQMPSPGGSVGGVVGGVGGVGSVGGVGGVGGGVFPPQISPQQLAMLSNISPHVQQFHLACQLLLQQQQQQQQQLLQNQRKFPQPQPLRQQADPQQLARIMAILQQQRQHQQGGVGGAAPGSGTSKLSPSHLGGSLSKQAMVDPLPHPGVGGPLSDLHAKTQGIYSGLTPGGNLSGLELNPMMGGMKDIGGQQSRFKWMMEGHSPAPSPPDSTLHKNGPLPSAIKVRGGSPYSQYEILGGDGLGIPSQGSVDSWHRTPGSKLGNKPATSSWPPEFQPGVPWKGIQSGGDPESDPYMTPGSVLGSPGSPSLNDSDHQLLRDNIGPNPSLNTSLPSPGAWPYSASDSPLSNAHSTGKYSEYKPSWPPEPIGQNKLWKTNRNSSQLPRPPPGLTNQKQASPSPWGTGGPRLARSWGGGGIHQESRFGPGSAWSDGVASRGSCWLLLSNLTPQIDGSTLRTICMQHGPLLTFHLGLTQGSALIRYSSRQEAAKAQGALHMCVLGNTTILAEFVSEEEVARYFAHSQAGGAEGASTGGAAGSAAPGASGTSTSVASSGGSSPGSERAAIGATSGGNGSGGGGGAGGESGAAVLASVRSSGSGWQSLDGTGSSSETSSAQGPGLGIFSQWSTNGAGEGGGVGGVDAGRSGLWGGMTAGYPSSSLWGAPQMEERHQMDSPAGLLPGDLLGGGADSI from the exons ATggaagacaagaaaaagaagaaagaagataaaaagaaaagggaaaccTCTCAGAAG GTGCCAGAACAGAAAATCAAAG TGCCAGAATCAGCCAAGCCCTCCTCTTCCCAGCCGCTCACCACCCCAGGCTCAGTGTCCCCCAGTCCTGGCCCGGTCGCCCCCTCGTCCCCCAGTCCTGGTGCAGGCGGGGTTTCTGCCCAAGTTCCTCCTGGTGGCGGGAACAATGCAAAGCAGCGGACCGCTGTGGCCAACGgacagccctcctcctccccctctggtcaggcctcccagcagcagcggtACATGTCTAGAGAGGTTCCACCCAGATTTCGCTGCCAGCAGGACCACAAAGTGCTACTGAAGAGGGGCCAGCCGCCACTGTCCTCCATGCTgctggggggtggaggtggggaagGGGATGCAGGGGTCGGGGGAGGCAGTGCCTGGGCAGCCACCCCACCTCTTCCCTCACCGGGAGGAGATAACCCCAATGCAAACACAGCTGGAGGCACAG ATTCCAACCTGGGTTCATCTTCCCCTTCTCCCCCAaactcctcttcatcctcattaTGTGTCGCTGCTTTGTCTTCttcaactactactactactacttcaACTTATGCAAATTCCACATGGGGGGCCGGCTCTGGCAGCCAGTCCTCTTCTCAGGGCTGCGGAAAGGTGACTGTGGATGGGACTGACCTGGAGGACTGGCCCAGCATCATAGGCGGGGCCAAATTGATTTCTGCTGGGGCCGGAGGGGGAGGCGTGCAGGAGCCAGActgccccagcagcagcagcaacaacagcagtgCCTCATGGAGTGAGagaaacatccagcagaaaggagaagcagcagcaggagcagcaggaggaggaggaggaggaggaggaggagcagggaacACGGACAATCCTTCCCCCCAACGTtcttctcctctgtcctcctctttctcGCTTAATGAATGTGTCCAGTCAAGTGGTAGTGTGTGGGCCTCGTCCACCTCGTCTCAGGTGGAGGCAGGGCTAGCAACAGAAGCATTTTTCAATTCCAAAGTCTCCCATCTTCTTCCTGGGCCTCAGGAGAGCCCTGTGGGTGGCAGCAGCGGTGTCACTGGTGCCAATTTCAACCCCAACGCGAACCCCTCCGCTTGGCCCCTCCTGGTGCAAAGTGGGACACAGAGTTCAGCGAGCGACAGCCTTCCACTACACTCATCCATTACTTCAGCTTCCTCATTCTCTGCCAGCACCACCCCCGTCACCACTCACACTATTTCATCTGTGAATCAAACTGGTCTCTATCAGCAGCACACTGAAACAGCTGTAGGCGCCAGGAGcggagaacagcagcagcagcagcacttagAAAGCCCAGCGTCGGAGCCGAGTTCAGAAGGGGGAGCACGGGAAGCAGGACCAAATCAAGAAGGCGGCAGTGAGCGAGACTATGAGGTCGCCAGCGAAGGAGAAGGGAGTGGTAACCTTTCGGGctcttcgtcttcctcctctgctgcctcctcttctTGGAGATCCATGCCTCCAGTGTCCTCCGACCTCAGTGCAGGTGCCCCACAGGCAGATgggtggggaggaggagaacctggtgCTCAAGCGAAGGGGGGCAGTGTTTGGGGCTTTGGTAGTCAAGGGGACAAGGCTGGGTGGGGCAGGGGAAACGGCGGTGGTTCAACTACCCCAGTGGTATCTCAGGGAGCGTGGGAGGGAAGCAGTTCAGATGCAGAGTGGGGTAGCGGTGCAGGAGGTGCGAGTTCGAGTAATTTAGCAATAGGAAGTGGCAGAGGGGTGgatagcagcagcagtgcaggcAGTGTAGGTCTGGGTGGCAGCAGTCTAGAGGACTCTGCCTCTCCGAAGTTTGCAACTATGACAAAAGCTTGGGACAATCAGAAAGGGACTGAAAGTGGAGATGGCGCAGTTGGGGAGTGGGGTGGcggaggacagggtggaggcACTGGAGGACCCTCATCCTCAAGTGGAAGTGGTGGAGGGGGGAGCGGTAGCGGGCATAAACAAGGCCGAACCCCGTCTGCGCGTGACCACTCCAACCAGACCTCCAATGCTGAAGTGGCCTTACTCGGCATGCTCAGTCGATCTGACCTGGACCCCAGGGTGCTGTCCAACACAGGCTGGGGGCAGACCCAGGTTCGACAGAACGTGGCCTGGGACCTGGACACGACGACAAGCGTGGGgaacagaaatgaaagaaacagttcATCATCTTCATTCTCATCAGCATCCATGAACACTACCACCAGTCGCAATCCTGGGTACCCGTCCAGCACTGGTTCAGTGACTGAGGATCCGTCAGCTGGGAGCCACGCGCCCGGCCCGAACTCTGGCCCTGCTGCAGTGAGGGACGGTTGGGACAGTGGTGCTATACAGTCCACCGGAGGTCCTCACGTACCCAGTGGAACTCTAAGGAAACCGGAATCGCCAGAGGAAGATACTGATGGCAACCAGGGGAAGGCAGCTGGAGGTTGGGGCGACCTCCCACCTGAAAACCAGGGTAAAGGATGGGGTACTGAAGAGAAACAGTGGGGCGAACAAAGAGGGAGAGGTAACTGGAGGGACTTTGGAGAACAGGGTAGTGGTTGGACAGATGGCCAAGAAGACAAGGGAACCGGAGGGTGGAAGGGTTCTGGAAGAGGCGAGCCGGGCGGCTGGGGGGGGCAgcgtggagcaggaggagactgggGACAACGAGACTCTACGCATGGAGgcgggtggggggaggggcgaACCAGAGGTGGGAGCAACTCCGATGAGGGCTCTTCCTGGGCTAATTTAGATGAAGGGGGATCTCAAAGAGGGGGTTGGGGAGGGGGAGACGTGGGTGGAGGCAAACCCCACCTGGAGTGGGGGAGTGCCAAgcctcacacagcagcagcacagatacCAAACAGCCAAGTGGCACCAATGAAAGCCCCAAATCAACAGCAGCACCAATCACAGGGCCAGCAACCACCTGGAGGGCCGTTGCAAGGCGGGTGGAACAGCCGGTCAAATGTTGGAGGCGGAGGTCCGCCTTCCAAGAATCACAACCAAAGTTCGGGCTGGACCTCCGGCCCGATTCCCCAAATCTCTGGAGGCGGAGGCGACTCCCTGGAGCCCAGCGGCTGGGAAGAGCCTTCCCCCCAGTCCATCAGCCGCAAAATGGAAATAGATGATGGCACTTCGGCGTGGGGAGACCCGACCCGCTACAACAGCAAGAATGTGAACTTGTGGGACAAAAACAGTGCTACACCAGGCCAAAGCCACGGCCAGCAGGCCCCACCACCATCCATGCAGCAGCAACCACCAAGACGACAGCAGGGGATGCAGCACGGCAGCAACACAAATCCTGGCAATGGTGCAGTGG GTTTGTGGGGAGGAGGTGCCCAAACTGTGGATAATGGTACAGCTGCTTGGGGTCAGGCATCTGATACAACAGGCTGGGGTGATCCAGATGAGTCCAGCAAAGCTTCGGGCTGGGGGAACCCGTCACCCAATCCTGGGAAACCCG GCACTAAGCCCATTGAAAGCTGGGGTGGGAAAGGAGACAGCTCCATCGCAGCTTCCCGTCACCCCAGCTGGGACGAGGAGGATGACGGTGGGGGTGGAGTGTGGAACAGCGCTGGCTCCCAGGGAAGCAGCTCCTCCTTCAACTCTGGAGGCTGGGGTCAGACTCATGGAGGAAAGAGAGGCAACATCAAG GGTGGAGGGGACAGCTGGATGAACCCAGTATCACGCCAGTTTTCAAACATGGGCCTTCTG GGTGATGATCCAAGTGTTGACAAAAAGATGGAAGTAGACAAGCGAGGAATATCTGACTATAACGGCGATATGCGGAGAGGAGGTCGAGGTGGCGGTTACCGCATGCCTGGCTCCAAAGACATGGGTCCTGTTGACATAGGGCCCTATGGTGAAAAG ATGGGTGGCCATGGAGTGTTTGTTGGCAGTGGCGGAGGAATGCCTCAGCCTCGAGGGATGCACCAGCCTGGCATGCATCCGATGAACCCCTCCCAAGGGTTACGTGCTCAAGTGCCTCATCAGTTCCTGTCTGCTCAG GTGCCGGGTCCCATGCTGAAGCAGATGCCCTCTCCTGGTGGCAGTGTAGGAGGAGTGGTTGGAGGAGTGGGAGGTGTTGGAAGCGTTGGAGGGGTTGGCGGTGTTGGTGGAGGAGTGTTTCCTCCTCAAATTTCCCCACAGCAGCTAGCAATGCTCAGCAACATTTCCCCCCACGTGCAGCAGTTCCATTTG GCTTGTCAGCTCCTgctccaacagcagcaacagcaacagcagcagctcctgcagaaccagaggaagttCCCTCAGCCGCAGCCTCTCAGGCAGCAGGCGGACCCCCAACAG CTGGCGAGGATTATGGCGattctccagcagcagaggcagcatcAGCAGGGTGGAGTCGGAGGAGCAGCGCCAGGCAGCGGGACCTCCAAACTGTCTCCCTCTCACCTGGGAGGAAGCCTTTCCAAACAGGCCATGGTAGACCCCCTCCCACATCCTGGTGTAGGCGGGCCTTTATCAGACCTTCATGCCAAAACGCAAGGGATCTACTCCG GGCTTACTCCTGGTGGTAACCTGTCAGGACTGGAGCTCAATCCCATGATGGGAGGGATGAAGGACATAGGAGGACAACAATCCCGCTTCaaatggatgatggagggacaTTCCCCTGCGCCCTCTCCCCCTGATTCAACCCTTCACAAGAACG GCCCTTTACCCAGTGCTATAAAGGTGAGAGGAGGGTCTCCTTACTCCCAGTATGAAATTCTGGGCGGTGATGGTTTAGGGATCCCCTCCCAAGGTTCTGTCGATAGCTGGCACCGAACCCCTGGGAGCAAACTGGGGAACAAACCTGCCACATCGAGCTGGCCTCCAG AGTTCCAGCCCGGTGTGCCCTGGAAGGGAATACAAAGTGGTGGAGATCCTGAAAGTGATCCCTATATGACCCCTGGTAGTGTTCTCGGCTCCCCAGGATCCCCAAGCCTCAACGACTCTGACCACCAATTACTACGAGACAACATAG GGCCAAACCCCTCCCTCAACACCTCGCTGCCTTCACCTGGTGCCTGGCCCTACAGTGCCTCAGACAGCCCCCTCAGCAATGCACACAGCACAG GAAAGTACTCCGAGTACAAGCCCAGCTGGCCTCCAGAGCCCATCGGACAAAACAAGTTGTGGAAGACCAATCGCAACAGCTCGCAGCTGCCACGCCCCCCTCCCGGTCTCACTAATCAGAAGCAGGCCTCGCCCTCCCCGTGGGGCACCGGAGGTCCACGATTGGCCCGAAGCTGGGGAGGAGGCGGGATTCATCAAGAGTCAAGATTTGGGCCag GCTCAGCTTGGAGCGACGGCGTCGCCTCCAGAGGCAGCTGCTGGTTGCTGCTCAGCAACCTGACCCCTCAG ATCGATGGCTCCACACTGAGGACTATCTGTATGCAGCACGGCCCCCTGCTGACCTTCCACCTCGGCCTGACCCAAGGCAGTGCTCTGATTCGTTACAGCAGCCGGCAGGAAGCAGCCAAGGCCCAAGGTGCACTGCACAT GTGCGTTCTGGGCAACACCACCATCCTGGCGGAGTTTGTGAGTGAGGAAGAAGTTGCTCGCTATTTTGCACATTCCCAGGCCGGAGGGGCAGAAGGGGCCAGCACAGGAGGTGCGGCGGGCAGCGCGGCGCCGGGTGCGTCCGGAACGAGCACATCTGTGGCCAGCAGCGGGGGAAGCTCCCCGGGCAGCGAGCGGGCAGCCATCGGTGCGACTTCAGGAGGAAATGgaagcggcggcgggggcggagcAGGAGGGGAAAGCGGCGCGGCAGTCCTAGCAAGCGTGAGGTCCTCTGGCTCCGGCTGGCAGAGTCTCGACGGTACGGGCAGTTCTTCAGAAACGTCTTCAGCCCAAGGACCCGGGCTGGGGATCTTTTCCCAGTGGAGCACCAACGgtgcaggagagggaggaggcgtCGGGGGCGTAGACGCCGGGAGGTCTGGGCTGTGGGGAGGCATGACTGCAGGAtaccccagcagcagcctgtgggGGGCACCGCAAATGGAGGAAAGGCACCAAATGGACAGTCCTGCTGGATTGTTGCCCGGTGACCTGCTGGGAGGCGGAGCCGACTCTATCTGA